The DNA window GAATCGCTTTCGCTATCGGATTGCATACCACGGCAAGGCGTTTGCCGGTTGGCAATATCAACCGTCTCATCGTACGGTGCAGGGGCAGATACTTCACGCCTTGAAAGCGATTGGCGAATCGGAAGGCAATACGTATGCTGCCGGCAGAACCGATTCCGGTGTTCATGCCACTGGGCAAATCGCCCACCTCGACGTTACCAAAAAGTGGCTGCCGGAAAGATTACAAGCAGCAATCAATGCGAATTTGCCCGGCGATGTCAGGGTGTCCGAAATGAAGCGCGCCGAACCGGGATTTCATGCCCGTTATTCGGCTATTGGCAGATACTACGTTTATCGGGTAACAACGAGCTTTCATCCGTTACGGTGTGAATCCGAGTATTTTTGGGAATTTCCGATTGACCGGGAAGTGATGGAAATCGCGACCAAATTGCTGTTAGGAACCCACGATTTTTCTTCGTTCATTGTGGCGGGTTGGAACGGAAATCCGGTCTGTACGGTTCATAAAGCAGAATGGCATGGGGACGATACCCGATTCCGCCTTCATCTGTACGCTGATCATTTCGGTTGGAAGATGGTACGCCGGATTGTTGCAACATTACTCGCGGTAGGACGCAAGAAGTTTGCACCGGAATTCATTGCCGAGTTGCTTAGCGGAAGTAATCATACCGATTGGAACGAAGTAGTCCCAGCGCACGGTTTGATATTTGCCGGCGTTACGTTTCCCGATGTGGATGGCGGACCCGAAGAACCCGACCCGGCTTGGTTCACCGCTACCGATTGGTAACGAAACCGTACGACAGACACTCTTGTCTGTCGAAACATATGTAAGTTGAACGTTGGGTAGTTGAGGACCCTCGTGTCCGCCTGCCTTAACCTGGGAGGTTAGGCAATCCTGCCTGACAAACGAGAAAGAGACTACTGACAAGGGTGGCATAAAAAAAATCCGCCCGCTGAAACGTACCATGCGTATTTGTCATTGGTCATCGTCGGCACGAATTTTGTATTTGTAACAGTAAAGGGAGTGATTCGTAATGAAGTTCTTTCTTGATACCGCATCTGTAACCGAAATCCGCGAAGCCGCCAGTTGGGGCATTCTTGACGGCGTTACAACCAATCCATCCCTCGTCGCCAAAGAAAAAATCGTTTCGTTTGAAGAATTACTCAAAGAGATTTGCGCAGTTGTACCCGGCCCGGTATCCGCTGAAGTCGTCTCTACTGAATGCGCTGAGATGCTGAAAGAAGCGCATCACTTGGTGAAGATTGCCGACAACATCGTCATTAAAATACCTCTCATTCCCGAAGGTCTGAAAGCGGTAAAAATCTTGTCGTCAGAAGGAATTCCTACGAACGTCACACTTTGTTTCTCCAGTGGACAAGCGCTGCTTGCCGCGAAAGCCGGTGCTACCATGGTGTCTCCTTTCGTTGGACGATTGGATGATATATCGCAAGACGGCATGAAACTGATCGAAGAAATCGTTACCATCTACCGCAATTACGACTTTGCCACCGAAGTGCTGGTCGCCTCGGTACGCCATCCGATACATGTCCAGCAGGCGGCATTAATCGGAGCGAATATCGCCACGATGCCGTGGAAAGTATTTCAACAACTGGTTCAACACCCATTGACCGATAGCGGCTTGGAAAAGTTCCTTGCCGATTGGCGGAAACGCAACGCCTGATACCTTTTCCGGTAGCGTACATCCGCCGCCAAGTAAAAGAGTAGCCCTTTGTAATCGTTGAATTTTCGGGATGGAAAATGTTGCGAACGTTTCTAATTGGACTCATACTGGGCGGTATTCTTACCGTTGGTTGGTGGTACACGCAACGGCACACCACCGGTCCCGTTGCTCGGGCGTGGAACCAAGCGGGGGAAATGGTTGCGACCGAATCGGCGCAGAATTTGGAGGCGACACCGGAAAAAGTCGCTATTGTCGGTGACTCGGTACGTCTCTCCCGGCAGACCGGAATAACTCGTGCCGTAAGCGTTGCTTCCCCAGCCGTAGTCGGTGTTAACGTAGTCCAAGTCCGCGAACAATTGGTGCGCCGAACGCCCTTCTTTAATGATCCTTTCTTTTCGGAATTCTTTCCTCCCGAAGTGATCCGGCAGCGTGTTGAATCCATCGGAAGCGGTTTCATCATTTCGGCGGATGGATACATTCTCACCTGTGATCACGTCGTTGAAAATGCGACAGAAATTCTGATAACACTGCCCGGCGGAAAACAAGAGAAAGCAAAGCTTATCGGTTCCGATCGTGTTTCCGACATTGCCCTCTTAAAAATCGATGGCAGCGATTTCCCCTTTGTAAAATTCTGCGATACCCGCGAACCACTGGTTGGAGAGTGGGCAATTGCGATGGGAAACCCCTTCGGATTGTTTAACAACAATGTTAAACCCACTGTTACAGTCGGCGTGGTGAGTACGATTGGCCAGGATTTCGACCGGAATCGCGAAGGGCGAGTCTATCGCGACATGATCCAGACCGATGCCGCCATCAACTCCGGCAACAGCGGCGGCCCATTATTAAATGTGCTAGGTGATGTCATCGGAATGAATACGATGATCTACACTCCGGTACAAAACATGCAGGGAGTCGGACCCAGCGCCGGCGTCGGGTTTGCCGTTCCCGCCTACCGGTTGCGCGAAGTCGTCGAAGCGATTAAAAAAGGGAAGACACTAAATCGCGACTTCTACACCGGGATGAGTGTCCAAAACATCGACATTTTGCTGATGCGAAGTCTTGGACTTTCGCAACCGAAGGGTATTGTCGTTAGCGATGTCGAGAAAAATTCCCCCTCAGCGCGAGCAGGCATCCTGCCGGGCGATGTTATTATCGGTTTGGACGAATATGAGATTATCGACGTCCCATCCTTGCGTCGGGCGCTTGATCGCCTTGATCTGAAAGTCGGCGATACTGTGAATTTGAAAGTGCTTCGTGACCGGAAAGAGCGCTCAGTCAAAATGAAATTGGAGGCGTTCAAACGATGATCGCTCGCTATTCATTACCGGATATGGCTAGGCTCTGGAGCGAGGAAGCGAAATTCCAACGCTGGTTGGAAGTCGAACTTGCCGCCGTTTCGGCACGTGAAAAAAACTTCCCGCAGGAAGTGCCTGCCGGAACGACCAGCGAATTACGCTCAAAATGCCACATCAATGTCTCCCGCATCGATGAAATCGAAGCGACGACCAATCACGATGTGATTGCATTCGTGACGCAAGTCGCCGAAACATGCGGCGAACCGGGACGGCACATCCATTACGGCATGACGAGCAGCGACGTCGTCGATACCGCGCTCGGTTTGGCGTTACGCGACGCTTGCGATTTACTGCTCGCTCGACTCGATACGTTACTCGAAACGACCCGAGCATTGGCGAAAGAGCATCATGACACCGAGATGATGGGACGTACCCACGGCATGCATGCGGAACCTACCACCTTTGGGATCAAAGTCGCTGGCTGGGTT is part of the bacterium genome and encodes:
- the truA gene encoding tRNA pseudouridine(38-40) synthase TruA, which produces MNRFRYRIAYHGKAFAGWQYQPSHRTVQGQILHALKAIGESEGNTYAAGRTDSGVHATGQIAHLDVTKKWLPERLQAAINANLPGDVRVSEMKRAEPGFHARYSAIGRYYVYRVTTSFHPLRCESEYFWEFPIDREVMEIATKLLLGTHDFSSFIVAGWNGNPVCTVHKAEWHGDDTRFRLHLYADHFGWKMVRRIVATLLAVGRKKFAPEFIAELLSGSNHTDWNEVVPAHGLIFAGVTFPDVDGGPEEPDPAWFTATDW
- the fsa gene encoding fructose-6-phosphate aldolase, producing MKFFLDTASVTEIREAASWGILDGVTTNPSLVAKEKIVSFEELLKEICAVVPGPVSAEVVSTECAEMLKEAHHLVKIADNIVIKIPLIPEGLKAVKILSSEGIPTNVTLCFSSGQALLAAKAGATMVSPFVGRLDDISQDGMKLIEEIVTIYRNYDFATEVLVASVRHPIHVQQAALIGANIATMPWKVFQQLVQHPLTDSGLEKFLADWRKRNA
- a CDS encoding trypsin-like peptidase domain-containing protein, whose translation is MLRTFLIGLILGGILTVGWWYTQRHTTGPVARAWNQAGEMVATESAQNLEATPEKVAIVGDSVRLSRQTGITRAVSVASPAVVGVNVVQVREQLVRRTPFFNDPFFSEFFPPEVIRQRVESIGSGFIISADGYILTCDHVVENATEILITLPGGKQEKAKLIGSDRVSDIALLKIDGSDFPFVKFCDTREPLVGEWAIAMGNPFGLFNNNVKPTVTVGVVSTIGQDFDRNREGRVYRDMIQTDAAINSGNSGGPLLNVLGDVIGMNTMIYTPVQNMQGVGPSAGVGFAVPAYRLREVVEAIKKGKTLNRDFYTGMSVQNIDILLMRSLGLSQPKGIVVSDVEKNSPSARAGILPGDVIIGLDEYEIIDVPSLRRALDRLDLKVGDTVNLKVLRDRKERSVKMKLEAFKR